In a single window of the Drosophila subpulchrella strain 33 F10 #4 breed RU33 chromosome X, RU_Dsub_v1.1 Primary Assembly, whole genome shotgun sequence genome:
- the LOC119555903 gene encoding proteasomal ubiquitin receptor ADRM1 homolog — protein MADSEAPNLIEYKVGRMILLGKMIEPDDRKGLLFVRRSAGDNQVHINWMDRKTGAIELDILATPGDLEFRRIDQCKTGRVYALKYTRSTQRYFFWMQEPQADKDAEFCQRLNELIATGARKWDESAAAEGDVDTDVEQENRHQRGFGGSENLQVLDEMRQMLKNSLAPKPETWPQTNKTDEEEAVAPMAFQDPDAEILDLATVLRFYGAEAVENLLMSPRRREKLLAQLPRDPDVEEMNKRGNSCYYESQIILDHLRSPQFYETLSYFSLGLHSGVPRSVLQPVLNNHDHREALDAAQSGDIERFLRVLHRNERDYNGPTD, from the coding sequence ATGGCCGATTCAGAGGCCCCCAATTTGATCGAATACAAGGTCGGTCGCATGATCCTGCTGGGCAAGATGATCGAGCCTGATGACCGCAAGGGCCTGCTCTTTGTGCGCCGATCCGCCGGTGATAATCAGGTGCACATCAACTGGATGGACCGGAAAACCGGGGCCATTGAGTTGGACATTCTGGCCACGCCGGGCGACCTCGAGTTCCGCCGCATTGATCAATGCAAAACGGGTCGAGTGTATGCCCTCAAATACACCCGATCCACGCAGCGTTATTTCTTTTGGATGCAAGAGCCCCAGGCGGACAAAGATGCAGAGTTTTGTCAACGGCTCAACGAACTCATAGCCACTGGTGCTAGGAAATGGGATGAAAGTGCGGCGGCTGAAGGAGATGTCGATACGGATGTGGAGCAAGAAAATAGACATCAGCGTGGTTTCGGTGGCAGTGAAAATTTGCAGGTTCTCGACGAAATGCGTCAAATGCTGAAAAACAGTTTGGCCCCAAAGCCAGAAACTTGGCCCCAAACTAACAAGACAGACGAAGAAGAAGCAGTTGCACCCATGGCATTTCAAGATCCCGATGCAGAGATATTAGATTTGGCAACAGTTTTACGTTTTTACGGTGCCGAAGCAGTGGAAAATCTTCTTATGTCCCCCAGGAGACGTGAAAAACTCTTGGCTCAACTACCCAGAGATCCTGACGTAGAGGAAATGAATAAGCGGGGAAATTCTTGTTATTATGAAAGCCAGATAATACTCGACCATCTGCGTTCCCCACAATTCTACGAAACCTTGTCCTACTTTTCTCTAGGCCTGCACTCTGGTGTTCCCAGATCGGTACTGCAACCCGTGCTCAATAACCATGACCATCGCGAAGCCTTGGATGCTGCCCAATCTGGGGATATTGAGCGTTTTCTACGTGTCCTGCATCGGAACGAAAGAGATTACAATGGTCCAACCGATTGA